In one Lolium rigidum isolate FL_2022 chromosome 3, APGP_CSIRO_Lrig_0.1, whole genome shotgun sequence genomic region, the following are encoded:
- the LOC124698944 gene encoding GRF1-interacting factor 3-like codes for MQQAMSMPPGPAGAVPPPASITTEQIQKYLDENKQLILAILENQNLGKLAECAQYQAQLQKNLLYLAAIADAQPPQNPASRPQMGQQPGAMPGTGHYMSQVPMFPPRTPLTPQQMQEQQHQQLQQQQAQALAFPGQMVMRPGIVNGMQPMQGNPARAGDLQPAAPGPADGRGSKQDTAAAEASSEPSGTESHKSGGADNEVGGDVAEQS; via the exons ATGCAGCAGGCCATGTCCATGCCCCCggggccggccggcgccgtgCCCCCGCCGGCCAGCATCACAACCGAGCAGATCCAAAAG TATTTGGATGAAAACAAGCAACTTATTTTGGCCATCCTGGAGAATCAGAACCTAGGAAAGTTGGCTGAATGTGCTCA GTATCAAGCTCAACTTCAAAAGAATCTCTTGTATCTTGCTGCCATCGCTGATGCCCAGCCACCACAGAACCCTGCAAGTCGCCCCCAG ATGGGGCAGCAGCCTGGTGCTATGCCAGGTACTGGGCATTACATGTCGCAAGTACCAATGTTCCCTCCAAGAACCCCTTTAACCCCACAGCAGATGCAAGAGCAGCAGCACCAGCAGCTTCAGCAGCAGCAGGCACAAGCTCTTGCTTTCCCGGGCCAGATGGTCATGAGACCAGGCATTGTCAATGGCATGCAGCCTATGCAAGGTAACCCAGCCCGCGCCGGTGACCTCCAGCCAGCAGCACCTGGCCCAGCAGATGGCCGAGGAAGCAAGCAGGACACAGCAGCGGCTGAGGCCAGCTCGGAACCTTCTGGCACCGAGAGCCACAAGAGCGGAGGAGCAGATAATGAGGTTGGCGGTGATGTAGCAGAACAATCCTAA
- the LOC124698945 gene encoding proteasome subunit alpha type-5-like, translating to MEIDEHVGCAMSGLIADARTLVEHARVETQNHRFSYGEPMTVESTTQAICDLALRFGEGEEESMSRPFGVSLLIAGHDENGPSLYYTDPSGTFWQCNAKAIGSGSEGADSSLQEQYNKELTIAEAETIALSILKQVMEEKVTPNNVDIAKVSPSYHLYTPAEVEAVIARL from the exons ATGGAAATTGATGAGCATGTAGGCTGTGCCATGAGTGGCCTTATTGCTGATGCTAGAACACTGGTTGAGCATGCTCGTGTTGAGACCCAG AATCATAGGTTCTCATATGGGGAGCCAATGACAGTAGAATCTACCACGCAAGCTATCTGCGACTTGGCTTTGCGCTTTGGCGAAGGTGAAGAAGAGTCGATG TCACGACCTTTCGGAGTCTCTCTCCTTATTGCTGGTCATGATGAAAACGGACCCAGCTT GTACTACACAGACCCATCTGGGACCTTCTGGCAATGCAACGCCAAGGCAATTGGATCAGGTTCTGAAGGAGCTGATAGCTCACTACAAGAGCAGTACAACAAG GAACTGACCATTGCTGAGGCAGAGACCATTGCTCTTTCTATCCTGAAGCAGGTTATGGAAGAAAAG GTGACCCCAAACAACGTTGACATAGCAAAGGTGTCCCCCAGCTACCACCTCTACACCCCTGCAGAGGTCGAAGCGGTCATTGCGCGGTTGTGA